In Quercus robur chromosome 11, dhQueRobu3.1, whole genome shotgun sequence, the following proteins share a genomic window:
- the LOC126705830 gene encoding probable indole-3-acetic acid-amido synthetase GH3.1 produces MAVGSAVSSPLGPAASDKDAKALQFIEETTRNADLVQERVLAEILARNANTEYLKRFNLNGATDRDTFKSKLPMITYEDLQPEIQRIANGDRSPILSAHPISEFLTSSGTSAGERKLMPTIQEELDRRQLLYSLLMPVMNLYVPGLDKGKGLYFLFVKSETKTPGGLLARPVLTSYYKSEHFKTRPYDPYNVYTSPNEAILCPDSFQSMYTQMLCGLIQRNQVLRLGAVFASGLLRAIRFLQLNWTQLVQDLKTGTLNPKITDPALKETMTRILKPDPEMSNFITKECSKEDWEGILTRIWPNTKYLDVIVTGAMAQYIPTLDHYSGGLPLACTMYASSECYFGLNLNPMCKPSEVSYTIMPNMAYFEFLPHDPNSASWTTRDSPPKLVDLVDVEVGKEYELVISTYAGLCRYRVGDILRVTGFHNSAPQFHFVRRKNVLLSIDSDKTDEAELQKAVENALQLLKEFNTSVVEYTSYADTKTIPGHYVIYWELLVKDSANSPSEEVLSQCCLAMEESLNSVYRQGRVADNSIGPLEIRVVKNGTFEELMDYAISRGASINQYKVPRCVNFTPIMELLDSRVVSTHFSPALPHWTPERKR; encoded by the exons TCTTGGCCAGAAATGCCAACACTGAGTACCTCAAAAGATTCAACCTTAACGGTGCCACAGACCGTGACACTTTCAAATCCAAGCTACCCATGATTACCTACGAGGATCTTCAGCCTGAAATCCAACGTATTGCTAATGGAGACCGCTCTCCTATTCTCTCTGCTCACCCCATCTCTGAGTTCCTCACCAg CTCTGGGACTTCAGCTGGGGAAAGAAAACTCATGCCAACAATTCAGGAAGAGTTGGATCGTCGCCAGCTACTGTACAGCCTTCTCATGCCAGTGATGAACCt TTATGTGCCGGGTTTGGACAAAGGAAAAGGCTTGTACTTCTTGTTTGTGAAGTCCGAAACCAAGACTCCGGGTGGGCTGTTGGCCCGACCCGTTCTCACCAGCTACTACAAGAGTGAGCACTTCAAGACCCGACCCTATGACCCGTACAATGTCTACACAAGCCCCAATGAGGCAATCCTATGCCCGGATTCATTCCAAAGCATGTACACCCAAATGCTATGTGGCCTTATCCAACGCAACCAAGTCCTCCGTCTTGGTGCAGTCTTCGCCTCGGGTCTCCTCCGTGCCATCCGCTTTCTCCAACTCAATTGGACCCAACTTGTCCAAGACCTCAAAACCGGGACCCTCAACCCGAAAATTACCGACCCGGCTCTAAAAGAAACCATGACCCGTATCCTGAAACCCGACCCAGAAATGTCCAATTTTATTACCAAGGAGTGCTCAAAGGAAGATTGGGAGGGAATTTTAACTAGGATTTGGCCTAACACAAAGTACTTGGATGTGATTGTTACTGGAGCTATGGCACAGTATATTCCAACGTTGGATCACTATAGTGGTGGATTGCCACTCGCTTGTACTATGTATGCCTCCTCGGAGTGTTACTTTGGTCTAAACCTAAACCCCATGTGTAAACCTTCCGAAGTGTCTTATACCATAATGCCAAACATGGCCTACTTCGAGTTTCTGCCTCACGATCCTAACTCGGCCAGTTGGACAACTCGTGACTCACCTCCAAAACTTGTTGACCTTGTTGATGTAGAAGTTGGGAAAGAGTATGAGCTCGTGATCAGTACCTACGCAGGACTCTGCAGGTACCGAGTTGGTGACATCCTCCGAGTCACCGGGTTCCACAACTCGGCCCCACAGTTCCACTTCGTGAGGAGGAAGAACGTGTTGTTGAGTATTGACTCAGACAAGACTGACGAGGCCGAGTTACAGAAAGCTGTGGAGAATGCGTTGCAGCTGTTGAAAGAGTTCAACACCAGTGTCGTTGAGTACACGAGCTACGCTGATACGAAGACGATTCCTGGTCACTACGTGATATATTGGGAGCTTTTGGTTAAGGACTCGGCTAACTCGCCAAGTGAGGAAGTACTAAGTCAGTGCTGTTTGGCGATGGAGGAATCGCTTAACTCAGTGTACAGACAAGGCCGAGTTGCTGACAACTCAATTGGACCGCTTGAGATACGTGTGGTTAAAAACGGTACGTTTGAGGAGTTAATGGATTATGCAATTTCAAGAGGGGCCTCTATCAACCAGTATAAGGTGCCGAGGTGTGTGAATTTTACACCCATAATGGAGCTTTTGGATTCTAGGGTCGTCTCAACACATTTTAGTCCGGCCTTACCACATTGGACCCCAGAAAGAAAACGCTAA